One genomic window of Pseudomonadota bacterium includes the following:
- a CDS encoding citrate synthase codes for MSEQHSKVKLRDEKFVSRASTRIWEELPSDKNPYLAESCRCHGYDIIELARKKSFVDVLFLLFRGELPTREQSELLEIMMITMINPGPRHPATWAAMNTGVGKTFPEHILPIALSAMGGAHLGGVEVSEAMRFFNKHIGKDAGQLVDELIEMAKEYDGDTHIAPGFGSRFSGIDPMPQKYATMLSSLPGSGEALKWGISFAEALKSHNMGWLATGVAAAVFCDLGFTFSAGTGIFQLISAPGMLAHGLELSGPFKPITAMPFLDGEHYVIDEQAKTKKR; via the coding sequence ATGAGCGAACAACACTCCAAAGTCAAGCTGCGAGATGAGAAGTTTGTTTCAAGGGCATCTACCCGTATATGGGAGGAACTGCCTTCAGATAAAAATCCATATCTGGCGGAATCCTGCCGATGTCATGGTTACGACATCATCGAATTGGCCCGTAAAAAAAGTTTTGTTGATGTCTTATTCCTTCTTTTTCGAGGTGAATTGCCCACCAGGGAACAGTCTGAATTACTGGAAATAATGATGATTACCATGATCAATCCGGGACCCAGGCATCCTGCCACCTGGGCGGCGATGAATACAGGTGTGGGTAAGACTTTTCCTGAGCATATTCTGCCAATTGCCCTGAGCGCTATGGGCGGCGCCCATCTGGGCGGCGTTGAAGTGAGCGAAGCCATGCGTTTTTTTAACAAACATATTGGAAAGGATGCCGGACAACTAGTTGATGAATTGATCGAGATGGCAAAGGAGTATGACGGTGATACTCATATCGCACCTGGATTCGGGAGCAGATTCAGCGGCATTGATCCGATGCCTCAGAAATACGCCACAATGCTCAGTAGTTTACCTGGGAGCGGTGAAGCCTTGAAATGGGGCATTTCTTTTGCCGAAGCATTGAAGAGCCATAATATGGGTTGGCTGGCAACTGGAGTTGCGGCCGCAGTTTTCTGTGATCTGGGCTTTACTTTTTCTGCAGGGACAGGGATTTTTCAGTTGATCTCTGCGCCTGGTATGTTAGCCCATGGCCTGGAACTTTCCGGGCCGTTTAAACCCATTACTGCAATGCCATTTTTGGATGGGGAGCATTATGTTATTGATGAACAAGCAAAAACCAAAAAAAGATGA